A region of the Halosolutus amylolyticus genome:
ATCAACATCGTCGCGGACGGGCCCGACGGCGGGCCGACGGGACTGCTGGTCGACGACCTCCGGCGCACCGAATCGGCCGACAACGGCGCGGCGATCCTCGCGTTCTACGGCGGGCACGATTCGCACTACGACATCGCGGCGAAGATGCTCGCGGAACGCGGCTGGGCCGCGGCGGTGCCGGTCAGCCCCGATCGGATCGGCGCGGACGGCCGACTGGGGACGGACGAGTTGCGGGACCTCAGCGACCGCGGCTGGGACGTCTGTTCGCTCCCGCAGGTGTCGACACCCCTGCCCGATCAGCCCGCGGAGCGACAGCGGGAGGTCCTCGAAACCGCGCGGGACGCGCTCGCGAACCAGGGCTTCGAGGACGGCTCGCGACACCTGTTCGTGCCGGACGATCGGCTGGACGCGACGACCTACGACGTCGCCAGGGACGTCCACGAGTCGGTGTTCCTGTCGAGTGCCGGGACGACGGGCGTGCCGCCGACCGAGACGCACATGATCCCGTTCATCTGGGGACCGGCGCTTCACACCGGCGTTCGTCGCCACCTCAACATCTCCGACCAGTACGACCTGCTCACCGTGATCCGGATTCCGCGGATCGTCGACGCGGCGGACGTCGGCGTCGACGAGAACCGGATGTCGCTCGACGACTTCGGACTCCTCCTCGATCACATCGAGCATCGCGGTCTCGACGTCGTCACCCCTTCGGACCTCGTCGACGGGACCCTGGACCTCGACGGCGACGAACCTGCGGTCGGGGACCGGCCGACCGGCACCGTTCTCGAGGCGGGCCAGTCCCACGTGTTCGAGGGAACCGGGTCGGGCGAGTCGCCGACGTTCGACCTCGACGAGGGGGTCCTCGTCGCGACCGTCTCCCGGGACGGCACGTCGGAACTCGCGGTCGACGTGACGAAACCCGGCGGCATCGGCCGGAACGAGAACCTGCTGACCACCGCGAATTCGGCCGGGACGTCGATCATGGCCGTCGACGACGACACCTATCGGCTCGAGGTCGCGGCCGACGGCGCGTGGTCGATCGACCTCTCCCAGCCAGCGGTCCACGCCGACGACCTCGACGACCTCCCGTTCG
Encoded here:
- a CDS encoding polysaccharide deacetylase family protein gives rise to the protein MADERDADDDSSRRRLLAALGAASTTLAGCTDVLSDETGDGTPDDATTGGGSGTGSSDGDARWPAIEAGEVLSDFETLEEWTARTGELSAAPDEALTGSQAAVVESDEGTAGMEIRFPDGIDLRDWDTSVAVKPEAADRVIVEFLAPTRSDRLSSIRVVPDEYDGWFRMDCGYQQKPGNDPDLSTVTGINIVADGPDGGPTGLLVDDLRRTESADNGAAILAFYGGHDSHYDIAAKMLAERGWAAAVPVSPDRIGADGRLGTDELRDLSDRGWDVCSLPQVSTPLPDQPAERQREVLETARDALANQGFEDGSRHLFVPDDRLDATTYDVARDVHESVFLSSAGTTGVPPTETHMIPFIWGPALHTGVRRHLNISDQYDLLTVIRIPRIVDAADVGVDENRMSLDDFGLLLDHIEHRGLDVVTPSDLVDGTLDLDGDEPAVGDRPTGTVLEAGQSHVFEGTGSGESPTFDLDEGVLVATVSRDGTSELAVDVTKPGGIGRNENLLTTANSAGTSIMAVDDDTYRLEVAADGAWSIDLSQPAVHADDLDDLPFEASGSGSSFAGPLWTDGDVRVVATHDGDGTFVVDGYGADGSREILVHRTGAFDNSRSYRAGGPVWLNVEADGDWTLRVTHV